The sequence TTCGCTTCCCGGCCACCTCCGGCATCGGCCTCAAGCCGGTGTCGATGGAGGGCACCGAGCGCCTCGTGCGCGGCGCGATCCAGTACGCGGTCGACAACAAGCGCAAGAGCGTGACGATCGTGCACAAGGGCAACATCATGAAGTTCACCGAGGGGGCCTTCATGAAGTGGGGCTACGCCCTCGCAGAGCGCGAGTTCGCCGACAAGGTGTACACGTGGGGCCAGTGGGAGCGCACCAAGGCCGCCAAGGGCGAGGACGCCGCCAACGCCGAGCAGAAGGCGGCCCTGGCGGCCGGCAAGATCCTCATCAAGGACGCCATCGCCGACATCACGCTCCAGCAGGTGCTCACCCGCGCGAAGGAGTTCGACGTCATCGCGACGCTGAACCTCAACGGCGACTACCTCTCCGACGCGCTCGCGGCGCAGGTCGGCGGCATCGGCATCGCGCCGGGCGGCAACATCAACTACGTCACCGGCCACGCCATCTTCGAGGCGACCCACGGCACCGCGCCGAAGTACGCCGACCTCGACAAGGTGAACCCCGGCAGCGTGGTGCTCTCCGGCGAGATGATGCTCCGTCACCTCGGCTGGGTCGAGGCGGCCGATCTCATCATCAAGGGTATGGACGGCGCCATCGGCTCGAAGAAGGTCACCTACGACTTCGCCCGCCAGATGGAGGGCGCGACCGAGGTGAAGTGCTCCGAGTTCGGCGACAACATCATCGCCCACATGTGAGCCGCGCGGGCCGCGAGGTCCGCACGCCCGACCGCCCGGCCCCCGCGCCCCCCGCCCGGCGGGCGCCGGCCCGTGGGTCGGTTGGCTTGCGGTTTGCTGGGCGGCGGTGCGACGATCCCTGAGCGGCGCCGTGAGGTGGACCCGCGCCGGAGGGGAGCATGAAGCTGCGTCGGAGTCTGGGAGCGTTCGGTCGTGGGATGGCGCTCGTGGTGCTAATGGCCGCGTGCTCCAGCACGACCCCGCCCACGGTCACCGACTCCGGGTCGCCCGGCCTCGCCCCCGTGTCGTCGAGCATCGGCCCGACGGGCGGCAGCGTCGCCGCGGGTGAAGTGGTCACGCTGACGATCCCGGCGAACGCGCTCCCTTCCGCGACCAACATCACCCTCTCGGTGGGCGGGGCGTCGCCCGCGGGCGCGTCGCGTTTCTCGGAGGTCGTCACGTTCGAGCCCGCGGCGACCACGTTCAAGACCCCCGCGACCGTCTCGTTCGGCTTTACGGGCGACGCCGCGAGGGCCGCGGTGTTCTGGTCGTCGAGCGACGGTGCCACCTGGGAGAAGCTCGCCACGACCGTCGTGGGCGGGCGCGCCACCGCGTCGATTACCCACTTCAGCCGGGGCTTCGTGGGCGACGGCGCGGGCACGTTTCCCGGCCTCGCGGGTGGCGGTGCCAAGTGCGGCGCCTCGTTCACGGAGGGCTGCTTCGGGTGTTACCAGCGCGCGTGTCCCACCGAGTTCGCGAAGTGCTTCGGCGACAAGCCCGCGCCGGGCGCGATCGTCGGCGCGTGCAAGAGCTACGGCGAGTGCGTCTGCGCCTGCACCTCGCCGGAGGACTGCAAGAAGTGCAGCCTCGACGCGACGTGCGGCGCGTGCAACGAGTCGAGCGGGCTCTTCACGTGCGCCACCAAGGCGTGCGCGTCGGCGTGCGGGGGGTGAGCGCCTGGCGCCTGAGCGCCTGAGCGCCCCTCGAGGGAGCTCAAAAGATCTCGTGCGAGACGACGCGCACGCCGCTCGAGAACCACAACGGCGTGATCGTGTCGCCCCAGAGGCCGCCGCCCCAGGTGCCGTCGAGCTGGAGGTGGTCGTTGAAGATCATGCGAAACCCGGCCTGGTACGCGCCACCTGAGCCCTGGATGTAGGGGTCGCCAGAGAAGATCTCGGCGATGAGGTGGAAGTCGTAGACGGTCTCCACCTGCGTGCCCAATCCCCAGGTGACCTTCGCGGGGACGAGCCCTGGCGCGGACACCGCCGAGAAGCCGACGTTCGCGTGGAAGAGGAGGTCGTCTTCCTTCAAGAACGCCTGGGTGAGGGCCAGGTACGAGAACCCGCTCCAGCCCGGCGCCTCGAAGCCGCCGCGACCCGCCGGCGTGAGGCCGCCCACCGCGATGGCCACGCCCGGCAGTCGATTGGGCAGGGTCTCGCGGAGCAGGAGCTTGCCCTGCGCGAGCGGCCCGCCGATGGCGTAGGTCGGCGACTCTGGCAGAGAGCGCAGGTGGTTCGCCCCGTGGACCCCGCCGAGCGACAGCTCGAGCCAGTCGGTCGGGCCGATCGCCGGGAGCACCCAGTGCTGGAGGCTCAGCCGGTCGCGGCGCCAGTAGGTCTCGAGCTGCACGTGCCCTCGGCCGACCACCCGCGCGTCGTCCGTGATGAAGGGGCGGATGGCGCGCGCCTCGCGGGGGGCGAGCAGCGCGACGCACGCCGCGAGGAGCGGGGCGAAGTACCTCGGGGACGGGAGCATACGCACGAGCGCAACCTACACCCGTTCGCCCCGCCTGCGCGTGGCGCGCACGCGCTCGACGTGCGACGGCGCGAGATCATGCCTTCCGCGGCGGCGCCCGCCCGCCGGGCTTGCGCTCCATGCCCTCTTTCCGGCATCGGTCTCTGCGCATGCTCCCCATCGTCCTCCGCGGCGCCCGGACCCATAACCTGAAGGAGATCGACCTCGAGCTCGCTCCTGGCACGCTCGTGGCGCTCACCGGCCCGAGCGGCGCGGGCAAGTCGTCGCTCGCGCTCGACACGCTCTACGCGGAGGGGCAGCGGCGGTTCGTGGAGAGCTTCAGCCCCTACGCGCGCCAGTTCCTCGAGCGCCTCGAGCGCCCGCCGGTCACTTCACTGGACCCCATCGCGGCGACGGTCGCGGTCGATCGCCGCGCGCCGGTGAAATCCAGCCGCTCCACGCTCGCGACCCTCGCCGACCTCGAGCCCTACGTGGCGGCGCTCTTCGGCGCGGAGGCCGTCCCCGCGTGCCCCGACTGCGGCGTGCTCGCCGTGGCGTCGCGGGCGGCCGAGTCGGCCGGGCGCCTCGTTGACGAGCTCGCGGGGGCCCGCGCGGTGGTGAGCTACCCGGTGGTCATCCCCGACGCGGAGGCCTTCCTCGCGCTGCGCGAGGCGCTCGCCGCCGACGGCTACCGGCGGCTCGTGGTGGGCGGGGCGGTGCGCGATCTCGACGCGGTGCGCCCCTCCGAGGCGACCGCGCGCGACGTGAAGGTGAGCGTCGTGACCGACCGCGTGACGCTCGGCGCCCGGGACACGCGCCGCGTCCAGCAGGCCCTCGAGGCCGCGTGGGAGCGGGGCGCTGGCCGCGCCGAGGTGCGGGCCGAGACCGACTCGGGACCGAAGGTGGTGCAGGTGGGCCGCGGCCTCGTGTGCCCGAGCTGCGCGCGCGCCTTCGAGCCCGCGCGGCCGGCGCTGTTCTCGTACAACTCGCCCCTCGGCGCGTGCGGGGCGTGCCGCGGGTTCGGCCGCACCATCGAGGTCGACTGGGACAAGGTGTTCCCCGATCCGTCGCGCTCGATCGCGAAGGGCGCGGTGAAGGCGTGGTCCGGCAAGTCGGTCGACTGGGAGCGCAAGGAGATGCTTGCATTCTGCAAGCGAAGGGGGATCCCGGCCGACGCTCCGTGGGGCACCCTGACCGACGCGCAGCGCTCCCTCATCGTCGAAGGCGAAGGGCACTGGGACGAGGGCAAGTTCCCGGGCGTGCGGCGGTGGTTCACCTGGCTCGAGACGCGCACGTACAAGATGCACGTGCGCGTCTTCCTCGCGCGGTACCGCGAGTACGTGGCGTGCCGCGAGTGCGGGGGCTCCCGCTTGAACGCGACCGCGCGCGCCTACCGCGTGGCGGGGCTCACGACGGGCGAGCTCCACGCGCTCACCGTGGCCGAGCTCCGCGCCACGCTGACGGCGCTCGCGCCCGTGACACCCCAGGGCGCGCGGGTGCGCGACGCGCTGCTGTCGCGCCTCGGGTACCTCGAGGACGTGGGCCTCGGGTACCTCGCGCTCGATCGGCAGGCCCGCACGCTCTCCGGGGGTGAGGCGCAGCGCGCGGGCCTCACGACCGCCCTCGGGGCGTCGCTCACCGGCGCGCTGTTCGTGCTCGACGAGCCAACCGTGGGGCTCCACGCGCTCGATGTTCCGCCGCTCGCGAGCGCCATGCGCAAGCTGGCCGACGCAGGCAACACGGTCCTCTTCGTGGAGCACGATGAAGGCGCCGTTCGCGCGGCCGATCGCGTGGTCGAGCTCGGACCCGGCGGCGGCCGCGAAGGCGGGCGCTTGCTCTTCGACGGCACCCCGGCGGAGCTCGCCCGCCGCGTCGACCTG is a genomic window of Myxococcales bacterium containing:
- the icd gene encoding NADP-dependent isocitrate dehydrogenase, producing the protein MTAINGQPITMGAGNKLNVPDNPIIPFIEGDGTGPDIWRASVRVLDAAVEKAYGGKKKIAWHEVYAGEKAFQKFQNWLPDQTVEDFRTYLVGIKGPLTTPIGGGIRSLNVALRQMLDLYVCLRPVRWFEGVPSPVKRPGDVDMVIFRENTEDIYAGIEFESQGEAAKKVLAFVEKEFPKDFKKIRFPATSGIGLKPVSMEGTERLVRGAIQYAVDNKRKSVTIVHKGNIMKFTEGAFMKWGYALAEREFADKVYTWGQWERTKAAKGEDAANAEQKAALAAGKILIKDAIADITLQQVLTRAKEFDVIATLNLNGDYLSDALAAQVGGIGIAPGGNINYVTGHAIFEATHGTAPKYADLDKVNPGSVVLSGEMMLRHLGWVEAADLIIKGMDGAIGSKKVTYDFARQMEGATEVKCSEFGDNIIAHM